A stretch of the Candidatus Curtissbacteria bacterium genome encodes the following:
- the tsaD gene encoding tRNA (adenosine(37)-N6)-threonylcarbamoyltransferase complex transferase subunit TsaD, protein MNVLGIETTCDETSASVVSNGTRIITNVVSTSLELQSKYGGIVPEVAAREQVKLIVPVIDEAVGENKVDAVAVAYGPGLAGSLLVGVEAAKTLSLAWNVPLIRVNHLFGHIYANWVGENVPKFPLIALIVSGGHTDLLLMKGHGKFKWLGGTRDDAAGEAFDKISRLLGLGYPGGPGIEKEAAKWKGKTSLKFPRPLKNSGDFDFSFSGLKTAVAYLVEKSGKDASKAPITFEAQEAIVDVLTTKAVLAARKFKVKNIVVGGGVSANFRLRDVMKRAGEKEGLRFYFPEKRLSTDNGAMIASAAYYNQEKIDPLKLTARPDLYFD, encoded by the coding sequence ATGAATGTTCTCGGAATCGAAACAACTTGCGATGAAACAAGTGCTTCTGTCGTTTCGAATGGAACAAGAATAATTACGAATGTCGTATCTACCTCGCTTGAACTCCAGAGCAAATATGGCGGTATCGTTCCGGAAGTAGCCGCGAGAGAACAGGTTAAGTTGATTGTGCCCGTTATCGATGAGGCTGTAGGGGAAAATAAGGTTGATGCAGTTGCTGTTGCGTACGGACCGGGACTTGCAGGGTCACTTCTAGTCGGTGTAGAAGCAGCGAAGACTTTATCTTTAGCCTGGAACGTTCCGCTTATTCGTGTAAATCATCTTTTTGGTCACATATACGCGAATTGGGTCGGTGAAAACGTTCCGAAATTTCCGCTAATAGCGCTTATTGTTTCCGGAGGTCACACGGATTTGCTTTTGATGAAGGGTCATGGAAAGTTTAAGTGGCTTGGGGGAACAAGAGATGACGCAGCAGGTGAAGCATTTGATAAGATCTCACGGCTTTTGGGGCTTGGGTACCCGGGTGGGCCGGGGATTGAGAAAGAAGCTGCAAAATGGAAGGGCAAAACTTCTCTAAAATTCCCCAGACCTTTAAAAAACAGTGGTGATTTTGACTTTTCTTTTTCGGGTTTAAAAACGGCTGTTGCTTATTTAGTAGAAAAGAGTGGTAAGGACGCCAGTAAAGCTCCAATTACTTTTGAAGCTCAGGAGGCGATTGTCGATGTTTTAACTACAAAGGCAGTTTTAGCTGCGAGGAAATTTAAGGTAAAGAATATAGTTGTAGGCGGGGGAGTTAGCGCAAATTTCAGACTTAGGGATGTGATGAAAAGGGCCGGGGAAAAAGAAGGCCTTCGGTTTTATTTCCCGGAGAAGAGACTCTCAACAGACAACGGAGCAATGATCGCGTCCGCGGCGTATTATAATCAGGAAAAAATTGATCCTCTTAAGCTTACTGCCAGACCTGATCTTTACTTCGACTAA
- a CDS encoding 50S ribosomal protein L25, translating to MEQIPLSAQPRTVLGKKVKTLRKEGVIPAHVFGHKIETIHVQVNAEDFKKVFEKAGETGIIDLSIDKDKRPVMVRAIQVHPMTDDPLHIDFYQVNLTEKVNVNVPLEIVGEAPAEEKKVGLLLTPVSEIEVEALPTDIPENLEVDVSRLAAIGDEIKIKDLPIDRDKVEVMSDEELVVAQIGELVTKEMEEVEAEIEAEQAEVEAEAAAEAPVEGAEAGTEGEGEKKPEGEQKDQGGGKEDKPPEEAKE from the coding sequence ATGGAGCAAATCCCGCTTTCCGCACAACCAAGAACAGTGCTCGGCAAAAAAGTTAAAACCCTCCGTAAGGAAGGCGTCATCCCTGCTCATGTTTTTGGTCACAAAATAGAAACAATACACGTTCAAGTCAACGCGGAGGACTTTAAAAAAGTTTTCGAAAAAGCTGGTGAAACCGGGATAATCGACCTTTCAATAGACAAAGACAAAAGACCAGTTATGGTTCGCGCCATTCAAGTTCACCCGATGACAGATGACCCTCTGCACATCGATTTTTACCAAGTAAATCTGACGGAAAAGGTAAACGTCAACGTCCCTCTTGAAATTGTAGGTGAAGCTCCCGCAGAGGAAAAGAAAGTTGGTCTTCTTCTGACTCCAGTTTCCGAAATAGAAGTTGAAGCTCTTCCGACAGATATTCCGGAGAACCTCGAAGTAGATGTTTCTAGGCTTGCCGCAATTGGGGACGAAATTAAGATTAAAGATCTTCCAATAGACCGAGACAAGGTCGAAGTTATGTCAGACGAAGAGCTCGTTGTTGCCCAAATTGGTGAACTTGTAACTAAAGAAATGGAAGAAGTCGAGGCAGAAATCGAAGCCGAACAAGCTGAAGTCGAGGCAGAAGCCGCCGCCGAAGCTCCTGTGGAAGGCGCAGAAGCTGGAACCGAAGGTGAAGGCGAGAAAAAACCTGAAGGAGAACAAAAAGATCAAGGCGGCGGCAAAGAAGATAAACCTCCAGAAGAAGCAAAAGAATAA
- a CDS encoding DUF4012 domain-containing protein — MEPAHHTKKIHVLITEVGSFLGTELAKSLLAQNCVVYGVGSSHLPHAVLANHDFTLLEIDLGQPLPDYLPPFNVIFDLSVLNTAKVAPSHIPHISPQTANIIHLSQRDSSGVFVVSPVRTSPDFLDHLILRSASDRNHQEDLKKRVNLLLLGDLYGPEMPDHENNELSKLIFQAIKSDKIILDNEGLRQVYPAYITDVIYAVIKIAFSENSKKVHFLLSEGAKTSLSTAYEIQNVMRVTTGKEIGLYFSGPEGHGVHEPEIIAREHADHVNPKVKLQEGLKNTIDYFVDKEEVHVQEPKPENKPQPTYTDKQDEVVREKEEKHKRIKAHVPRPSFASYKSFRKRPLFIALILITLFFAKMSLDLFFGASGLKGARTNLTAGNFQEAKENATRAKNSFASARNLVKAATYPFSFILPNQIDSINNSLEAAHYASAATLSFTEGSQSLQKNLQTIISSDTQKGDFDVETPTANFRKAYIESSRAKNLLENSKSLPFKGTLSISQQNAQKLNAISNSALEMTLLMEELTGNGAKKTYLVLIQNNTELRPGGGFIGNVAQVEFDGGQLKNISVEDVYTIDGQLKESIKPPPELTEKLGTQNLYLRDSNWTVDFEVNAKTARDFFKKETGKDVDGVIAIDLTYVQNILSKMGPVKLTDYNEEISADNLFERGEYHSEVGFFPGSTQKRDFFGSLTRTLIDKTLGSIKTEAANNQENTSPWLALVEATSEALSEKHLMLSFDSPTLSTFVKTKGWNNPLPPLTYNPADTSGQTRDFLALSEANLGANKVNRFIERKVSYEMTIGKDADLVGKLKINYKNNSPAETWPAGRYTNFLRVVVPFSAGLNEFKDAGQTRTSEVNTTSTGNYTVFSTFVEVPIKSEKEIIFTYHVPKNIKLESAPVYSLYIQKQPGTEKDPLEFKLNLPGYLILKSINGDETYSKSQNAQITTDLSRDREFKVEIGEK; from the coding sequence ATGGAACCTGCCCACCACACAAAGAAAATTCATGTCTTAATAACAGAAGTCGGCTCGTTTTTGGGAACCGAACTCGCCAAATCCCTTCTTGCACAAAATTGCGTCGTCTACGGCGTAGGCTCCTCTCATCTTCCCCACGCTGTTTTGGCAAACCATGATTTCACGCTCCTCGAAATTGATCTAGGCCAACCCTTACCTGATTATTTGCCTCCATTTAACGTAATTTTCGATCTTTCAGTTTTAAATACAGCTAAGGTCGCGCCGTCTCACATTCCTCACATTTCTCCTCAAACCGCGAACATAATCCATCTTTCACAAAGGGATAGTTCTGGTGTCTTTGTAGTTTCCCCAGTAAGAACGAGCCCTGATTTTCTTGATCATTTAATCTTAAGAAGTGCCAGCGATCGCAATCACCAGGAAGATCTCAAAAAAAGGGTAAATCTGCTTCTCTTGGGCGATCTTTATGGCCCCGAGATGCCGGATCACGAAAATAACGAGCTGTCCAAATTAATCTTTCAGGCGATAAAAAGCGACAAGATTATTCTCGACAATGAAGGGCTGCGTCAGGTCTACCCCGCTTACATAACAGACGTAATTTATGCGGTAATCAAAATTGCATTTTCAGAAAATTCAAAAAAAGTCCACTTCCTCCTTTCTGAAGGCGCAAAAACGTCGCTCTCTACCGCTTATGAAATTCAAAACGTAATGAGAGTTACAACCGGAAAAGAAATTGGACTTTATTTTTCCGGCCCCGAAGGTCATGGAGTCCACGAGCCGGAAATCATAGCAAGAGAGCATGCTGACCACGTAAATCCCAAGGTCAAACTACAAGAAGGTCTCAAGAACACAATCGATTATTTCGTTGACAAAGAAGAAGTGCATGTTCAGGAACCCAAGCCCGAAAACAAACCCCAACCCACGTACACAGACAAACAAGACGAAGTAGTCAGAGAAAAGGAAGAAAAGCACAAAAGAATTAAGGCCCATGTACCAAGACCAAGCTTCGCCTCTTACAAATCTTTTCGCAAAAGACCTCTTTTTATTGCGCTAATTTTAATTACTCTATTTTTCGCAAAAATGAGCCTGGATCTGTTTTTTGGGGCCAGTGGTCTTAAAGGAGCAAGAACGAACCTGACTGCAGGAAACTTTCAAGAGGCCAAAGAAAATGCAACGCGAGCTAAAAATTCATTTGCTTCAGCTCGCAACCTGGTCAAAGCCGCTACCTACCCATTTTCCTTTATTCTTCCAAACCAGATAGACAGCATCAATAATTCTCTAGAGGCTGCGCATTACGCATCAGCGGCAACGCTCTCGTTTACAGAAGGCAGCCAGTCTCTGCAAAAAAACTTACAAACAATAATCTCGAGCGACACACAAAAAGGCGACTTTGACGTCGAGACACCAACGGCTAATTTTAGAAAGGCTTACATAGAATCTTCACGCGCCAAAAACCTGCTGGAAAACTCCAAAAGCCTACCCTTCAAGGGTACTCTTTCAATATCCCAACAAAACGCCCAAAAATTAAATGCAATTTCCAATTCAGCCCTCGAGATGACACTTCTGATGGAAGAGCTGACAGGAAATGGTGCTAAAAAAACCTACCTCGTTTTAATTCAGAATAATACCGAACTTCGGCCGGGCGGGGGGTTTATCGGAAACGTCGCACAGGTCGAATTTGACGGCGGCCAATTAAAAAACATTTCAGTCGAAGACGTCTACACGATAGACGGTCAGTTAAAAGAATCAATAAAACCCCCGCCAGAACTCACAGAAAAACTTGGTACGCAAAATCTTTATCTAAGAGATTCAAACTGGACCGTAGATTTTGAAGTTAACGCAAAAACCGCTCGAGATTTTTTTAAAAAAGAAACGGGCAAAGACGTTGATGGTGTCATAGCGATAGATCTAACTTACGTTCAAAATATTCTTTCAAAAATGGGGCCGGTCAAGCTTACAGATTACAACGAAGAGATCAGCGCAGATAATCTCTTCGAAAGAGGAGAATACCATAGTGAAGTAGGGTTCTTTCCAGGTTCAACTCAAAAACGCGATTTCTTCGGCTCTTTGACCAGGACACTCATCGACAAAACTCTGGGCAGCATCAAAACTGAGGCAGCAAATAATCAAGAAAACACGAGTCCTTGGCTCGCGCTAGTAGAAGCGACCTCAGAAGCACTTTCGGAAAAACACTTAATGCTTTCATTTGATAGCCCAACACTCTCAACCTTTGTTAAAACCAAAGGATGGAATAATCCTCTTCCCCCGCTCACCTATAATCCAGCCGACACTTCTGGTCAAACTCGTGATTTCTTGGCACTTTCGGAAGCAAACTTAGGAGCAAACAAAGTAAATAGATTTATAGAAAGGAAAGTTTCATACGAAATGACAATCGGCAAAGACGCCGACTTAGTTGGTAAGTTAAAGATTAATTACAAAAACAACAGCCCAGCAGAAACATGGCCTGCAGGCAGATACACGAACTTTCTAAGAGTCGTAGTTCCGTTTTCAGCCGGGCTCAATGAGTTTAAAGATGCAGGCCAAACGCGTACTTCCGAGGTAAATACAACCTCAACCGGAAACTACACAGTTTTTTCGACATTTGTCGAAGTCCCCATAAAATCCGAAAAAGAAATCATCTTCACCTATCACGTTCCGAAAAACATAAAACTCGAATCTGCACCGGTTTATTCTCTCTATATTCAAAAACAACCGGGCACCGAAAAAGATCCACTCGAGTTTAAACTCAATCTTCCAGGGTACTTAATTCTTAAATCTATAAACGGGGATGAAACTTACTCAAAATCGCAAAATGCGCAAATCACAACCGACCTTTCAAGGGACCGCGAGTTTAAAGTAGAGATCGGAGAAAAATGA
- a CDS encoding valine--tRNA ligase — MKDEMITQKPQTENSEKNLYDFWQKENLFAADPSSSKKPYSLLIPPPNLTGELHLGHAMQHSILDALARFKRLQGFDVLLLPGVDHAGIQFETTFDKKLAKDGLSKQKLGREEWMKKAWEFKEEIYKAVSSSWRLMGLSADWNREVFTLDPGPQKAVFEEFKTYFDRGLIYKGPYIVQWCPKDKTAIEDVEMDYEERKENLYYIKYKLVGEKDKNITIATVRPETMFADVAVAVNPKDKRYKDLIGKKVLVPFVNREVPIVADDGIDIKFGSGALKVDPAHSITDYEIGMKHDLEVISVIRKDGKLNENAGKFAGQNAQEVRRVIVEELEKKGAFERIEEIVHSVPVCERCRTTIEPLISEEWFLKVDDLAKGAIEAIKNGEIKFLPKNYEKILTDWLENIHDWCISRSLWWGHRIPVWYKDGEQKVSLHSPGEGWKQDEQVLDTWFSSGLWPMSTLGWPDKTKEFERYFPWDFEISAPEIKYLWIARMIMISKYFTGKSPFKTMFFHGMLRDLEGRKFSKSLGNGIEPTYLIDNWGVDATRMALYTYSVPGRDGRVSKQITDERGKNFRNYATKIRNIARFILELKPEGTSDKLSFSHADDKHIKKMFDEALKKLTSHLERAELHLAVDVLYNFVWHDFADVYIEKTKNRRVESQPVLEYILRSSVIVLHPFMPFVTEEIYQKFENKKKSIMLEEWPK, encoded by the coding sequence GTGAAAGACGAAATGATTACACAAAAACCACAGACGGAAAATTCGGAAAAAAATCTTTACGATTTTTGGCAGAAGGAAAATTTATTTGCCGCTGATCCGTCGTCTTCTAAGAAACCGTATTCTCTTTTAATACCTCCGCCAAACTTAACCGGTGAACTTCACTTAGGACATGCGATGCAACATTCTATTCTCGATGCACTTGCTCGTTTCAAAAGATTGCAGGGTTTTGACGTTTTGTTGTTGCCGGGAGTGGACCATGCTGGTATTCAATTCGAAACAACCTTCGATAAAAAACTTGCCAAAGATGGTTTGTCTAAACAAAAGCTTGGTCGGGAAGAGTGGATGAAAAAAGCTTGGGAATTTAAAGAGGAAATTTACAAAGCGGTCTCTTCTAGCTGGCGCTTAATGGGTCTGTCTGCGGATTGGAATAGAGAGGTTTTCACACTAGACCCGGGTCCACAAAAAGCTGTCTTTGAAGAATTCAAAACCTACTTTGACCGCGGTCTGATTTACAAAGGTCCTTACATTGTTCAATGGTGTCCTAAAGACAAGACTGCGATTGAAGATGTTGAGATGGACTACGAAGAGAGGAAAGAGAATCTTTATTACATCAAATATAAATTAGTTGGAGAGAAAGACAAAAACATAACGATCGCGACTGTTAGACCGGAGACGATGTTTGCGGATGTCGCTGTTGCTGTTAATCCAAAAGATAAAAGATACAAAGATCTAATAGGCAAAAAGGTTCTGGTCCCTTTTGTTAATCGTGAGGTTCCAATTGTTGCTGATGATGGCATAGACATTAAATTTGGTAGCGGGGCTCTCAAGGTGGACCCAGCGCATTCAATAACAGATTACGAAATTGGAATGAAACATGATCTGGAAGTTATATCCGTTATCAGAAAGGACGGAAAACTTAATGAGAATGCAGGAAAGTTCGCGGGGCAAAATGCCCAGGAGGTCAGGAGAGTGATTGTCGAAGAGTTAGAAAAGAAGGGGGCGTTCGAAAGGATTGAGGAAATCGTTCATTCTGTGCCGGTTTGTGAAAGATGCAGAACGACCATAGAGCCTTTAATTTCGGAGGAATGGTTTTTGAAGGTTGACGATCTAGCAAAAGGTGCTATAGAGGCGATCAAAAATGGCGAGATTAAATTCTTGCCGAAAAACTACGAAAAGATCTTGACAGACTGGTTGGAGAATATCCATGATTGGTGCATTTCAAGATCTCTTTGGTGGGGACACAGGATTCCTGTCTGGTACAAAGATGGAGAGCAAAAGGTTTCTTTGCATTCACCGGGTGAAGGCTGGAAGCAGGACGAGCAAGTTTTGGACACTTGGTTTTCTTCTGGTCTTTGGCCGATGTCGACTCTCGGCTGGCCTGACAAAACAAAGGAGTTCGAGAGGTATTTTCCTTGGGATTTTGAAATTTCGGCGCCAGAGATCAAATATCTTTGGATCGCCAGAATGATAATGATTTCTAAATACTTTACGGGAAAATCTCCGTTTAAAACTATGTTCTTCCATGGCATGTTGAGAGACCTGGAAGGCAGAAAGTTTTCAAAATCGCTTGGAAATGGGATAGAGCCGACATATTTGATTGATAATTGGGGAGTGGACGCGACAAGGATGGCGCTCTACACGTACAGCGTCCCAGGAAGAGACGGAAGAGTTTCCAAACAGATAACGGATGAGCGCGGGAAAAATTTCAGGAATTATGCGACAAAAATCAGAAACATTGCAAGATTTATTTTGGAGCTTAAGCCGGAGGGTACCAGCGATAAACTTTCCTTTAGCCATGCCGATGATAAACATATAAAGAAAATGTTTGATGAAGCTTTAAAGAAGTTGACGAGTCATTTGGAAAGGGCTGAGCTGCATTTGGCGGTTGATGTTCTTTACAACTTTGTCTGGCATGATTTTGCCGATGTTTATATCGAAAAGACTAAAAATAGAAGGGTAGAGTCGCAACCTGTTTTGGAGTATATTCTGAGAAGCTCGGTTATAGTCCTGCATCCGTTCATGCCTTTCGTTACCGAAGAGATATATCAAAAGTTCGAAAATAAGAAAAAATCTATAATGCTCGAGGAATGGCCAAAGTAG
- a CDS encoding DUF192 domain-containing protein produces MKKDLSIIFGLFLLVIGLLVFGQGFTTTTFLKPARDTGSQNGPKESAQVTIKTLSVNAKIAADEESRKNGLSKRDSLPLNEGLLFVFPEKGNFTFWMKDMKFAIDIIWLDENKRVVHIVHNAPPEPDSSDRELTKYSPPTPAVYVLEVNAGLANLNGVQIDDQANFEL; encoded by the coding sequence ATGAAGAAGGATTTATCGATTATTTTCGGATTATTTTTGCTTGTGATAGGTTTACTCGTTTTCGGCCAAGGTTTTACTACCACGACTTTTCTTAAGCCTGCCCGTGATACTGGTTCCCAAAACGGCCCGAAGGAAAGTGCGCAAGTTACTATCAAGACGCTCTCTGTGAATGCAAAGATAGCAGCAGATGAAGAAAGCCGAAAGAATGGGTTGAGCAAACGGGATTCTTTGCCGCTAAACGAGGGCTTGTTGTTTGTTTTCCCTGAAAAAGGCAACTTCACATTCTGGATGAAAGACATGAAATTTGCGATAGACATAATTTGGCTGGACGAAAATAAGAGAGTGGTTCATATAGTTCATAATGCTCCTCCGGAGCCTGACAGCAGTGACCGCGAGTTGACTAAGTATAGCCCACCGACGCCCGCTGTTTACGTTCTGGAAGTAAATGCCGGTCTTGCCAATCTTAATGGCGTGCAAATAGACGACCAGGCAAACTTCGAACTATAA
- a CDS encoding extracellular solute-binding protein, protein MPKSKFSKLPKLLTVFAFLIIISITLSACSYLPFGKKSQGPVEIEYWGLWESPTVMDAVIKDYQKIKPNVTITYKKRTPQQYRETLESQIQAGKGPDVFRFHNTWTPMLKEELDPVPSSVVSNSEFAKNFYPVVSSDLKQSGKYVGVPLEIDGLALFYNEDILLAAGITAPPKTWSEFAQIAAKLTVKDTAGNIQTAGGGIGTASNIDHFSDILGLMILQNGGDPKSPKDKRTADALEYYTRFAQGQNRIWDETMPASTVAFTGGNLAMYFGPSWRAIEIKNANPTLKFKVTAVPQLEANKNTWVTWASYWAEGVSAKSTKKEAAWEFVKYLQQDETQIKLYSQAASTQGRFLGEPYSKISLAAKIAADPFAGAYVAQAPYARSAPIASRTFDNGLNDQIIKAYEDAINRSLAGSPANLALESTANNVATILARFTAPAPAK, encoded by the coding sequence ATGCCCAAATCGAAATTTTCGAAGCTGCCAAAATTACTTACAGTTTTCGCCTTTCTTATTATAATAAGTATCACCCTCTCCGCGTGCTCATACCTTCCCTTTGGTAAAAAAAGCCAGGGACCTGTAGAAATCGAATACTGGGGACTGTGGGAGTCACCTACAGTCATGGACGCGGTGATAAAAGATTATCAAAAAATCAAACCCAACGTCACAATCACCTATAAAAAAAGAACCCCTCAGCAATATAGGGAAACTCTCGAGAGCCAAATACAAGCAGGCAAAGGCCCCGACGTATTTAGGTTTCATAACACTTGGACTCCCATGCTCAAAGAAGAACTTGATCCGGTGCCATCGAGCGTAGTCTCGAACTCAGAATTCGCCAAAAACTTCTACCCCGTTGTTTCCAGTGACCTTAAACAATCGGGTAAATACGTTGGAGTACCTCTTGAAATTGATGGCCTCGCGCTTTTTTACAACGAAGATATCCTCCTTGCAGCAGGCATTACCGCTCCACCAAAAACATGGAGTGAATTTGCCCAAATTGCCGCCAAATTAACGGTCAAAGACACAGCCGGAAACATTCAGACAGCAGGCGGAGGTATTGGCACAGCAAGTAATATAGACCATTTTTCTGACATTCTCGGTTTAATGATTCTTCAAAACGGCGGCGATCCCAAATCACCCAAAGACAAACGAACAGCCGATGCTCTGGAATACTACACCCGCTTCGCTCAAGGGCAGAACCGTATTTGGGACGAAACAATGCCAGCCTCGACGGTTGCATTTACAGGCGGAAATCTAGCCATGTACTTTGGTCCTAGTTGGAGAGCAATAGAAATCAAAAACGCGAATCCAACTCTTAAATTCAAGGTCACAGCTGTTCCTCAACTTGAAGCAAATAAAAATACATGGGTTACTTGGGCTAGCTATTGGGCCGAAGGAGTTTCCGCAAAAAGCACCAAAAAAGAAGCAGCCTGGGAATTCGTTAAATATCTGCAACAAGACGAAACTCAAATAAAACTCTATTCTCAGGCAGCCAGCACTCAAGGAAGATTCTTAGGAGAGCCTTATTCTAAAATCTCACTAGCCGCCAAAATCGCCGCCGACCCATTTGCGGGTGCATACGTTGCTCAAGCTCCATACGCAAGATCCGCCCCAATAGCGTCACGTACATTCGATAATGGCCTCAACGATCAAATAATCAAAGCTTACGAAGATGCTATTAACCGAAGCCTTGCTGGCTCCCCCGCCAACCTGGCCTTAGAATCTACGGCTAACAACGTCGCAACAATTCTGGCAAGATTCACCGCGCCGGCACCAGCAAAGTAA
- a CDS encoding ribonuclease HI family protein, with translation MIKIFTDGGARGNPGPAAYGFVVKVDDKTVKKEGGYLGIATNNFAEYTALIKALGWAKKEFEGKDLNVFLDSQLVVYQLSGLYKIKNAKIRELVLEVRGLEASFGKVNYIHIPREKNKEADTQVNIALDAQ, from the coding sequence GTGATAAAAATTTTTACAGATGGAGGTGCACGAGGAAATCCTGGTCCTGCAGCTTACGGGTTCGTCGTCAAAGTCGACGATAAAACGGTCAAGAAAGAAGGCGGATATCTTGGAATTGCAACCAATAATTTTGCCGAGTATACTGCCCTCATCAAGGCTCTTGGGTGGGCAAAAAAAGAATTCGAAGGGAAAGACCTTAATGTTTTTTTGGATTCTCAACTCGTTGTTTATCAGCTCTCAGGTCTTTACAAGATAAAAAACGCAAAAATTCGCGAGCTTGTTCTAGAAGTGAGAGGTCTTGAAGCAAGCTTCGGAAAAGTTAATTACATACACATTCCAAGAGAAAAAAACAAAGAAGCAGACACACAAGTAAATATCGCACTCGATGCCCAATAA
- a CDS encoding VanW family protein encodes MNIDLRQDKIRFFLILTVALILLGVFVYSFWRDRVLFNTYFAGENVSNKTRVEIEDSIESRLSGFKNKPVSFKIEDSNRVVDLTWEEIGVTFDYDKTTFEAVAAGKPKGLDDLFESLLFLFTKKDVAPSFEVDFDKLTQLESRLKSDAGADLALREVSNATIVPGQKGSVVKNGEGGRTIDSSKLNRDLAMALNSLDPDPIEVVIITTEPKVDFEGAQKALSKVNALSGQRITLKFQADLWTLSGSNFINILEFGPSGQEGGRFAGMNLGQEVTIVDLAIGSIGKRELDVGVNQEQLDKFVGGIASSVNKETVDATLSFDGERVQNFIPAQDGQALDEVETKRLLLSHVSTQSNVTDKEIVIDLPVLVTRAKIASDEINTLGIKELVGRGVSYYSGSIANRIYNLSLGASRASGTIVKPGESFSFNKAVGEVSGATGYKPAYVISGGRTVLDDGGGICQVSTTIFRAALNSGLPITARTAHAYRVGYYEQRGFKPGLDATVWSPAVDLIFKNDTKHHILVQAIVDPSNARLQVDIYGTSDGRTVELGEPVVTNIRPAPEPKYQDDPSLLKGTVKQVDFAAPGANSVFTRKVFRGGETITDESFKSNYRPWQAVYLVGTGT; translated from the coding sequence ATGAATATTGATTTAAGACAAGATAAGATTAGATTCTTTCTGATTTTGACTGTTGCTCTTATTCTTTTGGGCGTTTTTGTTTATTCTTTTTGGCGTGACCGCGTACTGTTTAACACTTATTTTGCTGGAGAAAACGTGTCAAATAAAACGAGGGTGGAGATTGAAGACTCGATCGAGTCTAGACTGTCTGGCTTTAAGAATAAGCCTGTTTCTTTTAAGATCGAGGATAGCAATCGTGTCGTTGATCTTACTTGGGAAGAAATAGGTGTTACTTTTGACTACGATAAGACGACTTTTGAAGCGGTTGCTGCTGGTAAACCGAAAGGACTTGACGATTTGTTTGAGTCACTGCTATTTTTATTCACAAAAAAAGATGTTGCTCCATCGTTTGAAGTCGATTTTGACAAGTTGACCCAACTTGAATCTCGGCTTAAGAGTGATGCTGGAGCGGATTTGGCATTAAGGGAAGTTAGTAACGCAACAATTGTTCCAGGGCAAAAGGGATCTGTTGTCAAAAACGGAGAAGGGGGAAGGACCATCGATTCGTCGAAACTAAATCGCGACTTGGCTATGGCGCTTAATTCTTTGGATCCCGACCCAATAGAGGTTGTGATTATTACTACTGAGCCTAAGGTTGATTTTGAGGGAGCGCAGAAAGCCCTATCTAAGGTTAATGCCCTTTCCGGTCAAAGGATTACTCTTAAATTTCAGGCGGACTTGTGGACGCTATCTGGTTCAAACTTCATTAATATTCTCGAGTTTGGACCTAGTGGTCAGGAAGGCGGACGTTTCGCCGGAATGAACTTGGGGCAAGAAGTAACAATTGTGGATTTGGCGATTGGAAGTATAGGGAAAAGAGAATTAGATGTGGGGGTTAATCAGGAGCAGCTCGACAAGTTTGTTGGTGGTATTGCGTCATCTGTTAACAAAGAAACGGTCGACGCAACACTTTCTTTCGATGGGGAGAGGGTTCAAAACTTCATACCAGCGCAGGATGGTCAAGCACTTGACGAGGTGGAGACCAAACGTCTTCTGCTAAGTCATGTTTCCACACAAAGCAATGTAACTGACAAGGAAATCGTAATTGATTTGCCGGTTCTTGTTACGCGAGCAAAAATCGCTAGCGATGAAATAAACACGCTGGGAATTAAAGAATTGGTCGGAAGGGGCGTTTCTTACTATTCAGGATCGATTGCAAATAGAATTTATAATTTGAGCTTGGGAGCATCGAGAGCAAGCGGGACGATAGTAAAACCTGGTGAGAGTTTTTCTTTCAACAAGGCAGTGGGTGAGGTTTCCGGAGCAACAGGATACAAACCTGCTTACGTGATCTCTGGAGGAAGAACTGTGCTGGACGACGGAGGCGGAATTTGCCAGGTATCAACGACTATTTTTAGAGCTGCCCTAAACTCTGGACTTCCAATCACTGCGAGGACGGCACACGCCTACAGGGTTGGTTACTATGAACAAAGAGGGTTTAAGCCTGGACTGGATGCTACTGTTTGGTCTCCGGCTGTTGATCTAATTTTCAAAAATGACACGAAGCATCATATTTTGGTACAAGCGATTGTGGACCCTTCTAACGCCAGACTTCAGGTTGATATATATGGAACAAGTGACGGCAGAACCGTGGAATTAGGAGAGCCGGTGGTTACAAATATTAGGCCAGCACCAGAGCCTAAATATCAAGATGACCCAAGTTTACTGAAGGGCACGGTGAAACAAGTGGATTTCGCGGCCCCTGGGGCTAACTCTGTTTTTACCAGAAAAGTGTTTCGAGGGGGAGAAACAATTACAGATGAATCCTTTAAATCTAACTATCGTCCATGGCAAGCGGTATACTTAGTAGGAACAGGAACTTAA